AGCGTATCGATGACATAGAACGCCATATTATAGTCCGTAAAAGGCATCCCCTGAGGCACCTCATCAAGCATCCCATCTTCAACAAGGCTAACTAAGCATATAAAACCTATCATTATAATGTTGGCGATCATTGCCGCCCGAATATAAGACCCTATGCGAAATTTACGCATTTCTAGCTTCATAAGCTTAAGCAACGATGCCACCCCCATTCAGAATAGATAGGAAGTAATCCTCAAGTGACCCTTTCTTCTTATGGACCGATTCGATAGTCACATCATGCATCACCAGAGTCTTCATTATCTCGCTTTGCGGAATGTTGCTGTCATAAATGCGGATTTGACCTTCGTCGGTAACGCGAACATTGGATATTTGCAAATAGTGTTCAAGCACATAAGCCGCTTTGTTGCTTTCGCCTGTAGTAATTTCGATGTATTCCGTAGTTTGCTTGGCGATATGTTCCATCGAAACCTCCTGAAGCAGCTTGCCGTTATTCATAACAGCAACCGTATCGGCAATCAACTCAATTTCCCCAAGAATGTGGCTGGAAATAAGCATCGTGATCCCATATTCCTTGCCCAGCATTTTGAACAGCTCGCGAAGTTCTTTAATACCTAATGGGTCGAGACCGTTAATCGGCTCATCCAGTATAAGCAATTCTGGCTTCGTGACGATCGCCCGCGCGATACCAAGCCGCTGCTTCATGCCTAGTGAGAAGTCCTTAACTGATTTATTGTCGATCCCCTTCAAATTCACCAGTTCGAGCGCCTCGTCGATCGACTTTTTGTTATGGTAGCCCATATATTCACAATGCAGATCTAAATTGTCGCGGGCCGTCAGCTTGTCATAAAAAACCGGAGTCTCGATAATTGTGCCCATCCTCCCCAGCTGCCGGTACGACTTATCTGTCAGCCGCTCGCCGAAAACTTCAATCTCACCTGCCGTCGGCTTCACTAGGTTGGTGATCATCTTCATAACTGTTGTCTTGCCCGCCCCGTTCGGGCCAAGCATGCCATATATTTCGCCTTGCTTAATGTTCAAATTAACGTTCGAAACAACTTCCTTACCCTTATAGGCTCGAGTCAGTTGCTTGGTTCTTACGATATGCGTCATTGTCGTTCCATACCTCCTTCGTTCTTTACAACTTAATTGTAAGCATCGAATTTGGCTTTTTTCTTACCCGATTCTTACAAGTTTCTTAAGCTGCAAAAGCAATTCGTTTCAGTCTAACGGTAAACACCGTCTTTTCATAAGGTTTGCTATGGATATGGATCGTTCCTTCTTGTGCTTCGACCAGCCTTTTCGTAATTGTCAGTCCGAGACCGCTACCCTGATAAGATTTGTTGCGTGAGTCCTCCAGCGTATACATCCGTTCGAACACCCGATCCTGATGCAGCTCGTCAATCCCTTTGCCCCGATCCCATACATCCACGTATACAAACTCATCATCGCCCCGCAATGTTAATCCGACGGCCATTCCCTCCCCGCCGTGCCCAATTGCATTGGAGATTAGATTGTTAAGGACACGGTCCAGGGCTTCCTCGTTACCCCACGCTAGCAGCGGTTTATCCGGGATCTCGATGGCGACTTCGAAGCCTTTGACCGTCAGCGTATCGTAGAAGTTCAGCATGTTTTTCCCGCAAATATCGTTCATATGGATCCGGGAGAGCGGGATCAGCTTGTCCCCCGACTCAAGTCTCGCCAAATCAAAAAACTGGCGAATCAGATCCAGCACCTCGTTTGCCTTAGCATGAACTTTCGACAGCAGAACTTTTCTTTCTTCCAAGTCCATGTTCGGGTCCAGATTGATCGTCTCAATATAACCAAGCACGACGGTAAGCGGCGTTTTTAAATCGTGCG
The window above is part of the Paenibacillus lutimineralis genome. Proteins encoded here:
- a CDS encoding sensor histidine kinase codes for the protein MVIVLALLVVILMVVVAIQYRAYRARSANLVQIHNRLQEIIAGRTSEKLLIFTDDRALIPVLIEINHLLEHNQQTVAEFLKMEQSMRKMISNISHDLKTPLTVVLGYIETINLDPNMDLEERKVLLSKVHAKANEVLDLIRQFFDLARLESGDKLIPLSRIHMNDICGKNMLNFYDTLTVKGFEVAIEIPDKPLLAWGNEEALDRVLNNLISNAIGHGGEGMAVGLTLRGDDEFVYVDVWDRGKGIDELHQDRVFERMYTLEDSRNKSYQGSGLGLTITKRLVEAQEGTIHIHSKPYEKTVFTVRLKRIAFAA
- a CDS encoding ABC transporter ATP-binding protein, producing the protein MTHIVRTKQLTRAYKGKEVVSNVNLNIKQGEIYGMLGPNGAGKTTVMKMITNLVKPTAGEIEVFGERLTDKSYRQLGRMGTIIETPVFYDKLTARDNLDLHCEYMGYHNKKSIDEALELVNLKGIDNKSVKDFSLGMKQRLGIARAIVTKPELLILDEPINGLDPLGIKELRELFKMLGKEYGITMLISSHILGEIELIADTVAVMNNGKLLQEVSMEHIAKQTTEYIEITTGESNKAAYVLEHYLQISNVRVTDEGQIRIYDSNIPQSEIMKTLVMHDVTIESVHKKKGSLEDYFLSILNGGGIVA